A region of Clostridium acetobutylicum ATCC 824 DNA encodes the following proteins:
- a CDS encoding ECF transporter S component has protein sequence MSNKNMFKTRQLTVIGLLSAISIVLGLTGYGFIPLPIAKATIMHIPVIIGAILEGPIVGVAIGLIFGVFSIIQNIMSPNLLSFAYMNPLVSVLPRVLIGVTSYYAYTLIKAKNQSIKIGISAVVGTLTNTFGVLTMIYVLYAARYATAKHISAKAAAATIYGVAVTNGTCEAIISVLITIPVVLAVKKIIKR, from the coding sequence ATGAGTAATAAAAACATGTTTAAAACAAGACAGTTAACTGTTATCGGATTACTTTCAGCTATTTCTATTGTTTTAGGGTTAACTGGATATGGATTTATACCATTGCCTATAGCTAAAGCAACCATTATGCATATTCCTGTAATTATAGGAGCTATACTTGAAGGACCAATAGTTGGAGTGGCTATAGGACTTATATTTGGAGTGTTTAGTATAATACAAAATATAATGTCTCCAAATTTATTGTCTTTTGCATACATGAATCCTTTGGTTTCAGTTTTGCCTAGAGTTTTAATAGGGGTAACTTCGTATTATGCGTATACACTAATAAAGGCAAAGAACCAGTCTATTAAAATAGGAATTAGTGCAGTGGTTGGAACCTTAACTAATACCTTTGGGGTACTTACCATGATTTATGTATTATATGCAGCTAGATATGCAACTGCAAAACATATAAGTGCTAAGGCTGCAGCTGCAACTATTTATGGAGTAGCAGTTACAAACGGTACTTGTGAGGCTATTATATCTGTATTAATAACTATTCCTGTAGTTTTAGCTGTTAAAAAAATTATAAAGAGATAA
- a CDS encoding glycoside hydrolase family 26 protein: MTLKNPKKLFLSIFAVLYIISAANPTKVSAFFSTCKAGVFLGWDRNIDTSIAYTDGYSNRLDIISYDLCNWNGNNDSSSISWDSASTIRDLQKPNIPLIKQYKGPYAHLIKNVIISAHMPCPTGGTSNGSISPQDFATLANTKIQDINSSSPWFLQNYKAIVSKVGDGLEYYGHVGTVYFRPFHEVNGNWFWWGDKDVSQYKQLWINLHDYLVSKNSGCRGLTWLKFCYAPNSGKNAALYYPGDDYVDMVGMDAYSDNPSTDTYVKRAYAELTGGTYNGVTYPGIDKPFGFPELGPNVGGDYVDNKNRLIKKFDYKRWSDAIKLNYPKASYFIIWNGGYEPRNNDNGTSLFNMSY, from the coding sequence ATGACATTAAAAAATCCAAAAAAACTATTTTTATCTATTTTTGCAGTACTATACATTATATCTGCAGCAAATCCAACTAAGGTTTCCGCATTTTTTTCAACATGCAAAGCTGGTGTTTTTCTTGGATGGGATAGAAATATTGACACATCTATAGCCTACACCGATGGCTATTCCAATCGATTAGATATTATATCTTATGACCTTTGCAATTGGAACGGGAATAACGACTCATCTTCCATAAGTTGGGATAGTGCCTCAACTATACGTGATCTTCAAAAGCCAAATATCCCATTAATCAAGCAATACAAAGGACCTTATGCTCATTTAATAAAAAACGTCATAATATCAGCTCATATGCCTTGTCCTACAGGTGGAACTAGTAATGGTTCTATATCTCCTCAGGATTTTGCAACTTTAGCTAATACAAAAATTCAAGATATCAATTCTTCTAGCCCTTGGTTCCTTCAGAATTACAAGGCAATTGTATCAAAGGTTGGTGACGGACTTGAATACTACGGACATGTTGGAACAGTTTACTTCCGCCCATTCCATGAGGTTAACGGAAACTGGTTTTGGTGGGGAGATAAAGACGTGTCTCAGTATAAACAACTTTGGATAAATCTACATGATTATTTGGTTAGTAAAAATTCTGGATGCCGCGGATTAACTTGGTTAAAATTTTGTTACGCACCTAATAGCGGAAAGAATGCAGCATTATATTATCCTGGTGACGATTATGTGGACATGGTTGGTATGGATGCTTATAGCGATAACCCTTCAACAGACACATACGTAAAAAGAGCCTATGCAGAGCTTACAGGCGGAACTTACAACGGAGTCACTTATCCTGGAATTGATAAACCATTTGGATTTCCAGAGCTTGGCCCAAATGTTGGCGGAGATTATGTGGACAATAAAAATCGCTTAATAAAGAAATTTGATTATAAAAGATGGTCAGATGCTATCAAGTTAAATTACCCCAAAGCAAGTTACTTCATAATTTGGAACGGTGGCTACGAGCCAAGAAATAATGATAACGGAACATCCCTGTTTAATATGAGCTACTAG
- a CDS encoding AHH domain-containing protein, with translation MSNSELYYEELTDLSVRIALGIKNRTEPLDELNQAMTQLSQTNAIKGNAANAMKAYISEVHMTLIQTLELILNNYEMALGKYVKGYLEVDSDESFKLIKEDFDAHKHNLSSHQSDFTSIGNKLKAISDEAEDIIPLRGAGSKRLFNVAKDMGTMKEIVSNLNNKWNDYEQADPGFNQVQDLIAQTTSLLKSTLSVPRGYSYSPGSFSKLISKDFVNAFEVNANYAQNADNQKAFKANWDRISKNYTTDQNRMAEEAKKEAQKEGLIGLIWDELQIAGGTVITVIGLGLTPFTGGLSIGLVVLGGSMVVGGVNSAINHTSMAITGKGYNLVGNLTNGALQWYNKNIGEPLVKTGNPIAKFVAGFGSGAIELAGGMGQFSVYDTGKTVHTLWTNPQARAQVGKSIGNWWNQIRSGNAYVIGQTAAVAASVLVAPEDIGAAAGDASKAESLLGKVGTFSKSIAVSSVENAKNIATLPWRTVDNLGSKVADLRTVLNEGKGAIGDLTKSVVVSSAKNAKSVLTKVKGTVSDFGTASAEFAKAFGKTYVEESGKYANTCFSATGAAGAGAKAAYKATIAGAKEAKSAFRVGKAGENGFGDMAAESKRLIPGTPGVVTGGSSTKLGKNMFEEMGLPRSTKRTPYQAQHIIPKDFKEHPIIQKIGMDMDHASNGYFLRRPDESISPMSRHEGYHAVYSDFVERQLNAMDINQSINILEKQVYDLQQKLRKLQDKGLPLYMKDDYLEKELSKIKKKGFDAYKQDRVINKNKVKPIWDRGGGATIELWERWFNKL, from the coding sequence ATGAGTAATAGTGAACTATATTATGAGGAACTGACCGACCTTTCCGTTCGGATTGCGCTAGGAATTAAAAATAGGACGGAGCCCCTTGATGAATTGAATCAGGCAATGACTCAATTAAGCCAAACTAATGCCATAAAAGGCAACGCGGCTAATGCAATGAAAGCCTATATTAGCGAAGTACATATGACCTTGATTCAAACCCTTGAGCTGATCCTTAACAATTATGAAATGGCACTTGGTAAGTATGTTAAAGGTTATTTAGAAGTGGATAGTGATGAGAGTTTCAAGCTCATTAAAGAAGATTTTGATGCCCATAAGCATAATCTAAGCTCACACCAATCTGATTTTACTTCTATTGGCAATAAATTAAAAGCTATTTCAGATGAAGCAGAGGATATTATACCCCTAAGAGGAGCAGGCAGCAAACGCCTCTTCAATGTTGCTAAAGATATGGGCACCATGAAAGAAATAGTAAGCAATCTCAATAATAAATGGAACGATTACGAACAGGCAGACCCAGGCTTCAATCAAGTTCAAGATTTAATTGCACAGACAACATCGCTTTTGAAGAGTACGCTTTCGGTTCCACGTGGCTATTCTTATAGTCCAGGAAGCTTTAGCAAGCTTATAAGTAAGGATTTTGTGAATGCTTTTGAGGTTAATGCAAATTATGCACAAAATGCCGATAATCAGAAAGCTTTTAAGGCTAATTGGGATAGAATTAGTAAGAACTATACTACTGACCAAAATCGAATGGCTGAAGAAGCAAAAAAGGAAGCTCAAAAAGAGGGACTTATTGGACTAATTTGGGACGAGCTTCAAATTGCAGGTGGTACCGTTATTACAGTGATAGGACTAGGTTTAACGCCATTCACAGGTGGATTATCCATTGGTTTAGTTGTTTTGGGCGGTAGTATGGTGGTTGGAGGAGTTAATAGTGCTATAAATCATACCTCAATGGCCATAACTGGCAAGGGTTACAATCTAGTAGGAAACTTGACAAATGGGGCGTTACAATGGTATAACAAAAACATTGGTGAGCCTTTAGTGAAAACAGGAAATCCCATTGCAAAGTTTGTGGCTGGTTTTGGCAGTGGTGCTATTGAATTGGCTGGAGGAATGGGTCAGTTTAGTGTATATGACACAGGAAAAACAGTACATACTTTATGGACAAATCCTCAAGCAAGAGCACAAGTTGGTAAAAGCATTGGAAATTGGTGGAACCAGATTCGCAGTGGAAATGCATATGTTATAGGACAAACAGCTGCGGTGGCTGCAAGTGTACTTGTGGCACCAGAAGATATAGGTGCTGCGGCTGGTGATGCAAGCAAGGCGGAAAGTTTACTTGGTAAAGTAGGTACATTCTCAAAATCCATCGCTGTTTCAAGTGTAGAAAATGCTAAGAACATAGCTACTTTACCATGGAGAACCGTTGATAACCTTGGTAGTAAGGTTGCAGATTTGCGTACAGTACTTAATGAAGGCAAGGGTGCTATAGGTGATTTAACAAAATCCGTTGTTGTTTCAAGTGCAAAAAATGCTAAGAGTGTATTGACTAAAGTAAAAGGAACAGTAAGTGACTTTGGGACTGCTTCAGCTGAATTTGCAAAAGCTTTTGGAAAAACTTACGTGGAGGAAAGCGGTAAGTATGCAAACACTTGTTTTTCTGCGACTGGTGCAGCGGGAGCTGGTGCAAAAGCCGCTTATAAAGCAACTATTGCAGGAGCGAAAGAAGCTAAAAGTGCTTTCAGAGTGGGTAAAGCTGGAGAAAATGGTTTTGGTGATATGGCGGCTGAATCTAAAAGATTAATACCAGGTACTCCTGGGGTAGTTACAGGTGGAAGTTCTACAAAACTTGGTAAAAACATGTTTGAGGAAATGGGATTACCTCGATCAACAAAACGCACGCCCTATCAGGCTCAGCATATTATTCCTAAGGATTTTAAAGAGCATCCTATTATACAAAAGATTGGTATGGATATGGATCATGCTTCAAATGGATATTTCCTTCGTCGACCTGATGAATCTATCAGCCCAATGTCTCGACACGAAGGATACCATGCAGTTTATAGTGATTTTGTTGAGAGACAATTAAATGCTATGGATATCAATCAGAGTATTAATATATTAGAGAAACAAGTTTATGATTTGCAACAAAAGTTAAGAAAACTTCAAGATAAAGGTTTACCACTATATATGAAAGATGATTACTTGGAAAAAGAGTTGAGTAAGATTAAGAAAAAAGGCTTTGATGCATATAAGCAGGACAGAGTTATTAACAAGAATAAAGTCAAGCCAATCTGGGATAGGGGCGGAGGCGCAACAATAGAACTATGGGAAAGGTGGTTTAATAAACTATGA
- a CDS encoding Imm6 family immunity protein produces MINFIKEINEYAKVTIGLVIAEKVFSLIDKNDYGYNLGREALDNSWKWLEGEEIDADELCDYIGNIDGEEDISGIAYITKQIKYKHMWYVLYYAIAYTSWLAYINEDSCPPEELDNVSDDTLIYIIQNAIKTELFKIESINRIKDYLLENYPLSNMSKEKNISKKEIMKMLDDN; encoded by the coding sequence ATGATAAACTTCATAAAAGAAATTAATGAATATGCAAAAGTTACTATAGGATTAGTTATTGCTGAAAAAGTATTTAGTCTAATAGATAAAAATGATTATGGATATAATCTTGGTAGAGAAGCCTTAGATAATAGTTGGAAGTGGCTTGAGGGTGAAGAAATAGATGCTGATGAATTATGTGATTATATTGGTAATATCGATGGTGAAGAGGACATATCAGGAATTGCTTATATTACAAAACAAATAAAATATAAGCATATGTGGTATGTACTATACTATGCTATAGCATATACATCTTGGCTGGCGTATATTAATGAAGATAGCTGTCCACCCGAAGAGTTAGATAATGTTAGTGATGATACATTAATATATATCATTCAGAATGCAATTAAAACTGAATTGTTTAAAATTGAAAGTATTAATAGAATAAAAGATTATTTATTAGAAAATTACCCTCTGAGTAATATGTCAAAAGAAAAAAATATAAGTAAAAAAGAAATCATGAAAATGTTAGATGATAATTAA
- a CDS encoding Imm6 family immunity protein, whose amino-acid sequence MIIKLDGICENGKAAVALIMSEITLNSIEQHNTEYKFCRDAIDMCWEWLEGGNVNKYEICSLIANDNKCLADITSNTEDDKLGNKYGTIMISVSYVAWQAYNKENNYHYPQYLEIIDDEYLVELIKDLIEIDKFITEEI is encoded by the coding sequence ATGATAATTAAGTTAGATGGTATTTGTGAAAATGGAAAAGCTGCTGTAGCGCTAATTATGTCAGAAATTACATTAAATAGTATAGAACAACACAATACTGAGTATAAGTTTTGTAGAGATGCTATTGATATGTGTTGGGAATGGTTGGAAGGTGGTAATGTTAATAAATATGAAATATGTAGTTTGATTGCTAATGATAATAAATGCTTAGCTGATATAACCAGTAATACTGAGGATGATAAATTAGGAAATAAATATGGTACAATTATGATTTCGGTTTCATATGTAGCATGGCAAGCATATAACAAGGAGAATAATTACCATTATCCACAATATTTAGAAATAATTGATGATGAGTATTTAGTAGAATTAATTAAAGATTTGATTGAAATAGACAAATTTATTACAGAAGAAATATAA
- a CDS encoding ADP-ribosyltransferase gives MIGQTAAVAASVLVAPEDIGAAAGDASKAESLVGKIGTFSKSIAVSSVENAKNIATLPWRTVDNIGSKVADLRTVFSEGKGAIGDLTKSVVVSSAKNAKSVINLPGRALDDVKKAAGFVNGKLLPASGEAVKSFGKVLKNTGKDLKGLTRQVEAEMPGVGRVSVGPNIEFSEVGNNFKNGVSDVKDNFVKAVKSGDARITITNMDQANEWGSQYYDNWLKSLNDSERNAIRQYTGNDYKKINNYLRGVNDSLDGIDPKIIEDIKSGLKKASVPHDMKVYRGTDLNPLRNLIDVGKDGSLDFSSLVGKTFKDDGFMSTALVKESSFDYMNVSWEINVPKGTEAAYVSKISYFPDEAELLLNHGQEMIIKEATVGSDGKLNIVLDLNLKR, from the coding sequence GTGATAGGACAAACAGCTGCGGTGGCTGCAAGTGTACTTGTGGCACCGGAAGATATAGGTGCTGCGGCTGGTGATGCAAGCAAGGCGGAAAGTTTAGTTGGTAAAATAGGTACATTCTCGAAATCCATCGCTGTTTCAAGTGTAGAAAATGCTAAGAATATAGCTACTTTACCATGGAGAACCGTTGATAACATTGGTAGTAAAGTTGCAGATTTGCGTACAGTATTTAGTGAAGGTAAGGGTGCTATAGGTGATTTAACAAAATCTGTTGTTGTTTCAAGTGCAAAAAATGCTAAGAGTGTAATTAATTTACCAGGAAGGGCGCTTGATGATGTTAAAAAAGCAGCAGGATTTGTAAATGGAAAGCTTTTACCAGCATCAGGAGAAGCGGTAAAAAGTTTTGGTAAGGTATTAAAAAATACAGGAAAAGATTTAAAAGGATTAACGCGTCAAGTAGAGGCTGAAATGCCCGGTGTAGGTCGAGTTAGTGTAGGACCTAATATAGAGTTTAGTGAAGTTGGGAATAATTTCAAAAATGGAGTTAGTGATGTTAAGGATAACTTTGTAAAGGCAGTTAAGAGTGGAGATGCTAGGATAACTATAACAAATATGGACCAGGCAAATGAATGGGGAAGTCAATATTATGATAATTGGCTAAAGTCTTTAAATGATAGTGAGAGAAATGCTATCAGGCAATATACTGGGAATGACTATAAAAAGATTAACAATTATTTAAGAGGAGTTAATGATTCTTTAGATGGAATAGATCCTAAAATAATTGAAGATATAAAGAGTGGACTTAAGAAAGCAAGTGTTCCACATGATATGAAAGTATACAGAGGAACAGATTTGAATCCTCTACGAAACTTGATTGATGTTGGTAAAGATGGTAGTTTGGATTTTAGTTCCTTGGTTGGAAAAACATTTAAAGATGATGGATTTATGAGTACTGCTCTTGTCAAAGAATCATCTTTTGATTATATGAATGTCTCATGGGAAATAAATGTGCCGAAAGGTACCGAAGCAGCGTATGTCAGTAAAATTAGCTATTTTCCTGATGAGGCAGAATTACTTTTAAATCATGGACAAGAAATGATAATAAAAGAAGCCACTGTAGGTAGTGATGGAAAATTGAATATTGTTTTAGATTTGAATTTAAAGAGGTAG
- a CDS encoding ADP-ribosylglycohydrolase family protein encodes MSGVRMIDRWEEDNKMFLRLYIKERVLPTIYGSILGDLVGVPVEFKKRGSFFVEDIIGYGTYNQPAGTWSDDTSLTLCLIENIVEEGTIKSLMEKFVNYQDKGYMTPYGQMFDIGGATAQAIGRFKAGCLPQNCGGQSEYDNGNGAIMRISPLAFLFDNEFDFVKKAEVIKQYTEITHAHPRAIVGSIIYIELLLRLYHNNTLEKSIKDILDLFEENFPKNHIYMDEFKYYKRIFDSNFFNVPEEQILSDGYVVHTLEAAIWCVGNTKNFKEAILKAVNLGGDTDTVGVITGAIAGMYYKMDEIPQDWLNKIAKKQDIDELINKFYKYCADKAVIEKYGSL; translated from the coding sequence ATGTCAGGTGTAAGAATGATTGATAGGTGGGAAGAGGATAATAAAATGTTTCTTCGCCTATATATAAAAGAGCGAGTTCTTCCAACTATATATGGTAGTATTTTAGGGGACTTAGTTGGAGTTCCGGTGGAGTTTAAAAAAAGAGGATCTTTTTTTGTGGAAGATATAATTGGATATGGTACCTATAATCAGCCAGCTGGAACTTGGTCTGATGATACATCATTAACTTTATGTTTAATAGAAAATATAGTTGAAGAAGGTACTATCAAAAGTTTGATGGAGAAGTTTGTTAATTATCAAGATAAAGGCTATATGACCCCATATGGACAGATGTTTGATATAGGTGGAGCTACAGCTCAAGCTATAGGAAGATTTAAGGCTGGTTGTTTACCCCAAAATTGTGGAGGACAATCTGAATATGATAATGGTAATGGAGCTATTATGAGAATATCTCCATTAGCTTTTTTATTTGATAATGAGTTTGATTTTGTTAAAAAGGCAGAAGTTATTAAACAATATACGGAGATTACTCATGCTCATCCACGAGCTATAGTAGGTTCAATTATTTATATTGAGCTATTATTGAGACTATACCACAATAATACATTAGAAAAATCAATTAAAGATATATTGGATCTTTTTGAGGAAAATTTTCCTAAGAATCATATATATATGGACGAATTTAAATATTATAAGAGAATTTTTGATAGCAATTTTTTTAATGTTCCAGAAGAACAAATATTATCAGATGGATATGTGGTGCATACATTGGAAGCTGCTATTTGGTGTGTAGGGAATACAAAAAACTTTAAAGAAGCAATTTTAAAAGCTGTTAATTTAGGGGGAGATACAGATACTGTTGGAGTAATTACAGGTGCTATTGCTGGAATGTATTATAAGATGGATGAGATTCCTCAAGATTGGCTTAACAAAATAGCAAAAAAACAGGATATTGATGAATTGATAAATAAATTTTATAAATACTGTGCAGATAAAGCTGTTATTGAAAAGTACGGAAGTTTGTAG